A window of the Macaca nemestrina isolate mMacNem1 chromosome X, mMacNem.hap1, whole genome shotgun sequence genome harbors these coding sequences:
- the LOC105478127 gene encoding toll-like receptor 8 isoform X2, whose product MFLQSSMLTCLFLLIPASCELCPEENYSRSYPCEEKKRNDCVIAECSNRRLREVPQTTLLLSHNRISHLPSGFFSEVSSLTCLDLSSNLLKTINKYALETKTTTNLHVLELHGNPFECTCDIGDFRRWMDEHLNVTIPRLVDVICASPGDQRGKSIVSLELTTCVSDVTAVILFFFTFFITTMVMLTALAHHLFYWDVWFIYNVCLAKVKGYRSLSTSQTFYDAYISYDTKDASVTDWVINELRYHLEESQDKNVLLCLEERDWDPGLAIIDNLMQSINQSKKTVFVLTKKYAKSWNFKTAFYLALQRLMDENMDVIIFILLEPVLQHSQYLRLRQRICKSSILQWPDNPKAEGLFWQTLRNVVLTENDSRYNNMYVDSIKQY is encoded by the exons ATGTTCCTTCAGTCGTCAATGCTGACCTGCCTTTTCCTGCTAATACCTGCTTCCTGTGAGTTATGCCCTGAAGAAAATTATTCTAGAAGCTATCCTTGTGAAGAGAAAAAGCGAAATGACTGTGTTATTGCAGAGTGCAGCAATCGTCGACTACGGGAAGTTCCCCAAACG ACACTGCTGCTGAGTCATAACAGGATTTCCCACCTACCCTCTGGCTTTTTTTCTGAAGTCAGTAGTCTGACGTGCCTCGATTTAAGTTCCAACCTGCTAAAAACGATCAACAAATACGCACTTGAAACTAAGACCACCACCAATTTACATGTTTTGGAACTACACGGAAACCCCTTCGAATGCACCTGTGACATTGGAGATTTCcgaagatggatggatgaacatcTGAACGTCACAATTCCCAGACTGGTAGATGTCATTTGTGCCAGTCCTGGGGATCAAAGAGGGAAGAGTATTGTGAGTCTGGAGCTAACAACTTGTGTTTCAGATGTCACTGCAgtgatattatttttcttcacctTCTTTATCACCACCATGGTTATGTTGACTGCCCTGGCTCACCATTTGTTCTACTGGGATGTTTGgtttatatataatgtgtgtttaGCTAAGGTAAAAGGCTACAGGTCTCTTTCCACATCCCAAACTTTCTATGATGCTTACATTTCTTATGACACCAAAGATGCCTCTGTTACTGACTGGGTGATAAATGAGCTGCGCTACCACCTTGAAGAGAGCCAAGACAAAAACGTTCTCCTTTGTCTAGAGGAGAGGGATTGGGACCCGGGATTGGCCATCATCGACAACCTCATGCAGAGCATCAACCAAAGCAAGAAAACAGTATTTGTTTTAAccaaaaaatatgcaaaaagctGGAACTTTAAAACAGCTTTTTACTTGGCTTTGCAGAGGCTAATGGATGAGAACATGGATGTGATTATATTTATCCTGCTGGAGCCTGTGTTACAGCATTCTCAGTATTTGAGGCTACGACAGCGGATCTGTAAGAGCTCCATCCTCCAGTGGCCTGACAATCCGAAGGCAGAAGGCTTGTTTTGGCAAACTCTGAGAAATGTGGTCTTAACTGAAAATGATTCACGGTATAACAATATGTATGTTGATTCCATTAAGCAATACTGA
- the LOC105478127 gene encoding toll-like receptor 8 isoform X1, translating to MFLQSSMLTCLFLLIPASCELCPEENYSRSYPCEEKKRNDCVIAECSNRRLREVPQTVGKYVTELDLSDNFITHITNESFQGLQNLTKINLNHNPNVQRQNRNPGMQSNGLNITDGAFLNLKNLRELLLEDNQLPQIPSGLPESLTELSLIQNNIYNITKEGISRLINLKYLYLAWNCYFNKVCEKTNIEDGVFETLTNLELLSLSFNSLSHVPPKLPSSLRKLFLSNTQIKYIGEEDFKGLINLTLLDLSGNCPRCFNAPFPCVPCDGGASINIDRFAFQNLTQLQYLNLSSTSLRKINAAWFKNMPHLKVLDLEFNYLVGEIASGEFLTMLPRLEILDLSFNYIKGSYPQHINISKNFSKLLSLRALHLRGYVFQELRKDDFQPLMQLPNLSTINLGINFIKQIDFNLFQNFPNLEIIYLSENRISPLVKDTRQSYANSSSFQRHILKRRSTDFEFDPHSNFYHFTRPLIKPQCAAYGKALDLSLNNIFFIGPNQFENLPDIACLNLSANSNAQVLSGTEFSAIPHVKYLDLTNNRLDFDNASALTELSDLEVLDLSYNSHYFRIAGVTHHLEFIQNFTNLKVLNLSHNNIYTLTDKYNLESKSLVELVFSGNRLDILWNDDDNRYISIFKGLTNLTKLDLSLNKLKHIPNEAFLNLPASLTELHINDNMLNFFNWTLLQQFPHLQLLDLRGNKLFFLTDSLSDFTSSLQTLLLSHNRISHLPSGFFSEVSSLTCLDLSSNLLKTINKYALETKTTTNLHVLELHGNPFECTCDIGDFRRWMDEHLNVTIPRLVDVICASPGDQRGKSIVSLELTTCVSDVTAVILFFFTFFITTMVMLTALAHHLFYWDVWFIYNVCLAKVKGYRSLSTSQTFYDAYISYDTKDASVTDWVINELRYHLEESQDKNVLLCLEERDWDPGLAIIDNLMQSINQSKKTVFVLTKKYAKSWNFKTAFYLALQRLMDENMDVIIFILLEPVLQHSQYLRLRQRICKSSILQWPDNPKAEGLFWQTLRNVVLTENDSRYNNMYVDSIKQY from the coding sequence ATGTTCCTTCAGTCGTCAATGCTGACCTGCCTTTTCCTGCTAATACCTGCTTCCTGTGAGTTATGCCCTGAAGAAAATTATTCTAGAAGCTATCCTTGTGAAGAGAAAAAGCGAAATGACTGTGTTATTGCAGAGTGCAGCAATCGTCGACTACGGGAAGTTCCCCAAACGGTGGGCAAATATGTGACAGAACTAGACTTGTCTGATAATTTCATCACACACATAACGAATGAATCATTTCAAGGGCTGCAAAATCTCACTAAAATAAATCTAAACCACAACCCCAATGTACAGCGCCAGAACAGAAATCCTGGCATGCAATCAAATGGCTTGAATATCACAGACGGGGCATTCCTCAACCTAAAAAACCTAAGGGAGTTACTGCTTGAAGACAACCAGTTACCCCAAATACCCTCTGGTTTGCCAGAGTCTTTGACAGAACTGAGTCTAATTCAAAACAATATATACAACATAACTAAAGAGGGCATTTCAAGACTTATAAACTTGAAATATCTCTATTTGGCCTGGAACTGCTATTTTAACAAAGTTTGTGAGAAAACTAACATAGAAGATGGGGTATTTGAAACACTGACAAATTTGGAGTTGCTATCACTATCTTTCAATTCTCTTTCACATGTGCCACCCAAACTGCCAAGTTCCCTACGCAAACTTTTTCTGAGCAACACCCAGATCAAATACATTGGTGAAGAAGATTTCAAGGGTTTGATAAATTTAACATTACTAGATTTAAGCGGGAATTGTCCGAGGTGCTTCAATGCCCCATTTCCATGCGTGCCTTGTGATGGGGGTGCTTCAATTAATATAGATCGTTTTGCTTTTCAAAACTTGACCCAACTTCAATACCTAAACCTCTCTAGCACTTCCCTCAGGAAGATTAATGCTGCCTGGTTTAAAAATATGCCTCATCTGAAGGTGCTGGATCTTGAATTCAACTATTTAGTGGGAGAAATCGCCTCTGGGGAATTTTTAACGATGCTGCCCCGCTTAGAAATACTTGACTTGTCTTTTAACTATATAAAGGGGAGTTATCCACAGCATATTAATATTTCCAAAAACTTCTCTAAACTTTTGTCTCTACGGGCATTGCATTTAAGAGGTTATGTGTTCCAGGAACTCAGAAAAGACGATTTCCAGCCCCTGATGCAGCTTCCAAACTTATCAACTATCAACTTGGGTATTAATTTTATTAAGCAAATCGATTTCAACCTTTTCCAAAATTTCCCCAACCTGGAAATCATTTACTTGTCAGAAAACAGAATATCACCGTTGGTAAAAGATACCAGGCAGAGTTATGCAAATAGTTCCTCTTTTCAACGTCATATCCTGAAACGTCGCTCAACAGATTTTGAGTTTGACCCACATTCGAACTTTTATCATTTCACCCGTCCTTTAATAAAGCCACAATGTGCTGCTTATGGAAAAGCCTTAGATTTAAGCCTCAACAATATTTTCTTCATTGGGCCAAACCAATTTGAAAATCTTCCTGACATTGCCTGTTTAAATCTGTCTGCAAATAGCAATGCTCAAGTGTTAAGTGGAACTGAATTTTCAGCCATTCCTCATGTCAAATATTTGGATTTGACAAACAATAGACTAGATTTCGATAATGCTAGTGCTCTTACTGAATTGTCCGACTTGGAAGTTCTAGATCTCAGCTATAATTCACACTATTTCAGAATAGCAGGGGTAACACATCATCTagaatttattcaaaattttacaAATCTAAAAGTTTTAAACTTGAGCCACAACAACATTTATACTTTAACAGATAAGTATAATCTGGAAAGCAAGTCCCTGGTAGAATTAGTTTTCAGTGGCAATCGCCTTGACATTTTGTGGAATGATGATGATAACAGATATATCTCCATTTTCAAAGGTCTCACGAATCTGACAAAGCTGGATTTATCCCTTAATAAGCTCAAGCATATCCCAAATGAAGCATTCCTTAATTTGCCAGCGAGTCTCACTGAACTACATATAAATGataatatgttaaatttttttaactggACATTACTCcagcagtttcctcatctccagTTGCTTGACTTACGTGGAAACAAACTATTCTTTTTAACTGATAGCCTATCTGACTTTACATCTTCCCTTCAGACACTGCTGCTGAGTCATAACAGGATTTCCCACCTACCCTCTGGCTTTTTTTCTGAAGTCAGTAGTCTGACGTGCCTCGATTTAAGTTCCAACCTGCTAAAAACGATCAACAAATACGCACTTGAAACTAAGACCACCACCAATTTACATGTTTTGGAACTACACGGAAACCCCTTCGAATGCACCTGTGACATTGGAGATTTCcgaagatggatggatgaacatcTGAACGTCACAATTCCCAGACTGGTAGATGTCATTTGTGCCAGTCCTGGGGATCAAAGAGGGAAGAGTATTGTGAGTCTGGAGCTAACAACTTGTGTTTCAGATGTCACTGCAgtgatattatttttcttcacctTCTTTATCACCACCATGGTTATGTTGACTGCCCTGGCTCACCATTTGTTCTACTGGGATGTTTGgtttatatataatgtgtgtttaGCTAAGGTAAAAGGCTACAGGTCTCTTTCCACATCCCAAACTTTCTATGATGCTTACATTTCTTATGACACCAAAGATGCCTCTGTTACTGACTGGGTGATAAATGAGCTGCGCTACCACCTTGAAGAGAGCCAAGACAAAAACGTTCTCCTTTGTCTAGAGGAGAGGGATTGGGACCCGGGATTGGCCATCATCGACAACCTCATGCAGAGCATCAACCAAAGCAAGAAAACAGTATTTGTTTTAAccaaaaaatatgcaaaaagctGGAACTTTAAAACAGCTTTTTACTTGGCTTTGCAGAGGCTAATGGATGAGAACATGGATGTGATTATATTTATCCTGCTGGAGCCTGTGTTACAGCATTCTCAGTATTTGAGGCTACGACAGCGGATCTGTAAGAGCTCCATCCTCCAGTGGCCTGACAATCCGAAGGCAGAAGGCTTGTTTTGGCAAACTCTGAGAAATGTGGTCTTAACTGAAAATGATTCACGGTATAACAATATGTATGTTGATTCCATTAAGCAATACTGA